One stretch of Myxococcales bacterium DNA includes these proteins:
- a CDS encoding B12-binding domain-containing radical SAM protein encodes MDRVLLVRSPAGRLYKTAGPDPGLGYLKTALVRQGALTLVYDAWQLPRFVPDFSRVVRDFVPDVVGFKMCTADLPEVTRLVDRTAANAPDAAIIVGGPYPTGMRENLFQALPPEVAAGFAGEAERALPAWLRARRGDGDPAAVPGLIVRENGGVTVRPQDFPADLDALDYPDYADMPLSRYPVDYEGHPYLPVVTTRGCPYGCAYCSAGLINGRRLRRRSAEHIAEEVYRYRRDFGAEHFDIADDNFTHVKEHVLAVCEALQRRVPGMKWRCPNGIRLDTLDEDILRAMEGAGCEEVYVGIETGSERVAAAMNRGVTPAVLREKVELLRRVTKFRVFGFFLIGFPTEEEADLRATLRLALGLPLDLASFFYFTPHPGTRIFQELVGAGAIPPVGDHGFYERLGRLPRRVSERRLRWWQKYAYARFYLRPRQLRLLWQRMKQPAQARRLLRRILNVWLER; translated from the coding sequence ATGGATCGCGTTTTGCTGGTGCGTTCGCCGGCCGGCCGCTTGTACAAAACAGCCGGTCCGGACCCGGGATTGGGTTATCTGAAAACCGCCCTGGTCCGGCAAGGCGCGCTGACGCTGGTCTATGACGCCTGGCAGCTCCCGCGATTCGTGCCCGATTTCTCCCGCGTGGTGCGCGACTTCGTGCCCGATGTAGTCGGTTTCAAAATGTGCACCGCCGACCTTCCCGAAGTGACCCGCCTGGTGGATCGGACGGCGGCCAACGCGCCGGACGCGGCGATTATCGTCGGCGGCCCGTATCCGACAGGGATGCGCGAGAATCTGTTTCAAGCGCTGCCGCCCGAGGTTGCCGCCGGTTTCGCGGGCGAGGCCGAGCGGGCTTTGCCGGCCTGGCTGCGCGCCCGTCGTGGCGACGGCGATCCGGCGGCGGTGCCCGGTCTGATCGTTCGGGAAAACGGCGGCGTCACGGTGCGACCGCAGGATTTCCCCGCGGACCTGGATGCGCTGGATTATCCGGATTACGCCGACATGCCATTGTCCCGTTATCCGGTCGATTACGAGGGCCACCCGTACTTGCCGGTGGTGACGACTCGCGGCTGTCCTTACGGCTGCGCCTACTGCTCGGCCGGCCTGATCAACGGTCGCCGGCTTCGGCGGCGCTCGGCGGAGCACATCGCGGAAGAGGTTTACCGCTACCGCCGGGACTTCGGCGCCGAACATTTCGACATCGCCGACGACAATTTCACGCACGTCAAGGAACACGTGCTGGCGGTTTGCGAAGCCTTGCAGCGGCGCGTTCCCGGAATGAAATGGCGTTGCCCCAACGGCATCCGGCTCGATACGTTGGACGAGGATATCCTGCGGGCGATGGAAGGAGCCGGCTGCGAGGAAGTTTATGTCGGAATTGAAACCGGCTCGGAGCGCGTGGCCGCCGCGATGAACCGCGGCGTCACCCCGGCGGTGCTGCGGGAGAAAGTGGAACTCCTGCGCCGGGTGACGAAATTCCGCGTTTTCGGATTTTTTCTGATCGGCTTCCCGACCGAGGAAGAAGCGGATCTGCGCGCCACGCTGCGGCTCGCGCTCGGCCTGCCGCTCGATCTGGCGTCGTTTTTCTATTTTACGCCGCATCCGGGCACGCGCATTTTTCAGGAACTGGTCGGCGCCGGCGCGATTCCCCCCGTCGGCGATCACGGTTTTTACGAGCGGCTCGGCCGCTTGCCGCGCCGGGTTTCCGAGCGGCGATTGCGCTGGTGGCAAAAATACGCCTACGCGCGCTTCTACCTGCGGCCCCGGCAGTTGCGGCTTTTGTGGCAGCGGATGAAACAACCCGCGCAGGCGAGGCGACTGTTGC